The following nucleotide sequence is from Channa argus isolate prfri chromosome 9, Channa argus male v1.0, whole genome shotgun sequence.
GACTTCAATGAGTGTTAGCTTACATGAGTTTAGGTGACTGTTCTGCACCTTAACGTTATTTGACCTGCTTGTACTCGCTAGCTAACTTGCAATAAACAAATACTATTTTGTACAACCTTGCCACTTAGGAAGCAGAGACCTTAAGTTAGAAAAGTTTCTCTTAataatttgtatatatttactTGCACGAGCTCAGCTGACAATCTTCGTTCATTCTTTCATAAACAACCCACACGAGCAACACGGCGGAAACGACCTGATTCCCGCCCCCTCCACTACACGTTAATTGGTTAAAAGAGAAACGAGGGCGGGTTCAGAACGAATACACGATAACATTTATACCCTAGGTTTGTGCTAACAGGTAAAATATTTCATCAGGTTACTTAGAAACCTAGCTTTTAATAGGATTAGTATACTAGCAGCTAACACATCAATACTCTAActaactgtaaataaaaaaaacgtgcCATCTATATCTAAACACAACAATCTGCTTTATATAAGTTCTATGGGGCGGGAGTTAGCCTGGCAAACAAAAGTGAGGCATCAGACACCTCCCACGTCATCCCTTGAAACCTCGTCTATTTCCGCTAGGGTCAGTCTACGTGCTATCTGCGCTGGGAGCTGTAAACAAGGAGGGATAAACGAGTTTTCTCCTTAGCAGTTTGTTTGCATATATACGTCTACTGCTCGCTGCTACCTGTAAGTTGGCAACGCTAAGTTTGTGGGTGCTTTGTTTTACATCTTGAACCACAGAAGGGATTCTTTCTTATTTAATGAATGACGTTAACTAACTTCGCTACGAATAGTGCTCGACTGGGTCGGTCTATGCACTGGAAACGAAAACATGTTCAGGAGACGTCTCATGTTTACACGTATACTTAGCAGGGTGCGCTGGGATGATACAGGCCACTTAGAGATGCAATTGTTTTACTCTCTTCTGCTTGTTTACGTACTTATCTTAATCGTACAGCAGATGGACGTAGCCATAAAAAATACGATTCTGAAAATAGACTAAGCCAGTGACAGCTGTCAGTGGCTTAAACACCGTCAATTGTGTAAAACTTAAGTCAGATCCTAGCAGAGGATTTAGATCAGTTGTGTCTGTCATTCTTGTCGCTGCAGATacttgggtttgtttttttttttttatgagtagGTGGACTTTTTATCAGATGTTGACAATATGAATCTGTTATATCATGCATCAACTTTGAACCTGTCTTTAGACATTAGTACCAGTATTCCTCATGCATCAAAGGGTAACGTTACAGAATGTGATAATAATTGTTTGATAATCACTGGTGGTCATTTGGCCCAGAGCTAAGGGTTGGGATCTTTATATCCAAACtttaataaataactttaaagcTAGTCAATATGATGTGAGGTGCATCGTCCccagaaatgtacattttaacaaTCATGCCAAAAtgtcatttggcttttaaaataataaaacataccGCTCATAGTCAGTATGCATCTGGCTTTGTTCTGAATGTGAACTTTAAAGCCTCCTTGCCTTTAATGAATGGAACTTAagctttagttttctttttgtccagaCTGGCAGCTGAAAATGTGCCAGAGGGCAAAGGTCAATAAGATTGTATAAGGTGTTTTTCCACGTTGAGGGGAGGGCAGAGTGCTTCAACGTACAATGTGCTTTGGCGTTATCATTGGCTAAATGTTCAccatatataatttataaagagACTACAATTTACAAAAAGACTACAATTGACATGTTCTCTGTTCCTTAATGGAAAGTTTGAATGAAACTACTTGGAGTACTACTTCAAGTtttcgtttcttttttttttctgtccacagACCAGAATGAATGTGGGTGTGGCACACAGTGAGGTGAACCCAAACACTCGAGTGATGAACAGTCGAGGGATCTGGCTGACCTATGCACTCGGCGTTGGAATACTTCACATCGTACTCTTGAGCATACCCTTCTTCAGTGTGCCAGTGGTGTGGACTCTAACAAATGTCATACACAATTTTGTAAGTTGGACTCTTACAATGTCTCTGATGCTCTTTGAGCCAAAGCCGCAAACTAGGCTGTGGAGATTATTGTCACATTATTCTCCAAAATAATTTATAGCAATACATTTGGactttaaatgacattttgaaaaccacACAGTTAAGTATAACTTTGTGATGAATCTTGAATACTGAGGGCATGTTTACTCAGatagctgtgtgtttgttatcTTCTGCCTTGGTTCTGCTTTTTAAGATAATGCTCTATTTTGGGGAGCTTATCGATGTGGCAGCCTGACACATGACCTGTTATGATAATTTTTTCTATCCACATAGGGTTCATAGACAAAACTGACCTTTCATTGTTAAATAGCTGTccataaatgaagaaacaaagtCTATGTGTGTGACATCATTGTGCGAGCTCGAAGCCGTTTAGAAGGATTGTGTCTCGCAGCCAACACGGAAGGCTATTAACAGCAACAACTATGGTTGAACAATAGCCTGTTGTTTTCCGCACAATATAACAGAATAGTGGCGATTATAGATTTATTTCCTTTCCTGTTTATATCGGCTCTTTAATGTATAACACAATTCCAGTGTTTTCACATAGACATAAGGaaagcatattttattcaagtgTTTCTTATTGATGGCATTATCAAGGACCCCCACTCATTCTGcagtaaacatttttcaaaataagtaaCTTCCTTCGTACATTAACATATTGTGATGTATTTTGAGAATAACCCACACAAAATGTCATAACCTTCACTGTTGTAAATATGAAACTGGAAACACGACTGCATTTAATTAGTCTGCTGAGGTCGTCTTCACTACACACTGTACTTATTAAAAGTTTGTCTTTACAGggaatgtatgtttttatgcatgCGGTGAAGGGTACACCTTTTGAGACCCCTGACCAAGGTAAAGCCAGACTTCTTACACACTGGGAACAGCTTGACTATGGTGTGCAGTTCACTTCATCTAGAAAGTTCTTCACCATCTCACCGATTATTCTGTACGTACCAAATATCCtatgattatatttttttgtatgaatTTGTATTACAATTATTTTAGCAATTGATATGGCAAAGTAACATTTTCAAGGTTTATCACAGTAGATTTCTCTTATAATTATGTTCTCATATTTTAAATGGGGAATCGGGCAAATGTTGCACAATTTGTATTATcttactgcattttttttttgttttgtggtttacTTGTGAATTAATGTCTGACTTTTACCCCTACAGATACTTCCTGACAAGTTTCTACACAAAGTATGACACAACACACTTCATTATAAACACTGCCTCACTTTTGAGTGTCCTTATCCCCAAGCTGCCACAGCTACACGGAGTGAGAATTTTTGGCATCAACAAGTATTAAGTTAATGTAAATGCTGTGCCTCATAGCTACAGAAGTTAATTCCTGTGTCGTCTTTACCGCTGATGTGTACTAAGTCCTCCAGTTTGTGTAAACGTCACTGTCATCTAGATTTATCAGGTTTaagatgaaatgtaaaaacaaaagctttgtACATGACAGGATGCCATATGCATTACTAACTTATGTGAatatttaattgtgtgtttttggtctgCATAGACCTGGGCTGGCCCAGGGAAGAATGAGGCTTAGGATTGagttaattattttcctttctttgtccTCAATTCACATATTGACAGAAAAGTATGAGTCTGTTTCTAGCCACAAAGATgtcctaaatgtatttttcaaggATGTTTACTTTTTAAGGGTAGGAGCCCGTGGCTCGTTGTTTAATGGTACACTCTCATTTTCTAATGGGTCATGCTGAGTAAAGAATGGAATCACACTCATTATTTGCATGGTTTCCTTGGTGTGTGAGTAGGTTCTCAATCAAAGAagggcagtttgtttttttatttcattgcagTTTCTTTGAATGTTATGtcctctgtttttaaaaaaaggttctgTATAAGTAAATGAGACAAATTATTGTTGTCAAGTTAAGTGTTTACTGAGGGAGGTCTACGGTGTCTTTGTGAGAAAATTACAATTATGTAGCTGCTTTCTTTAGATTATAACTTTTTGCTATCATCAAGGCAGCTAGCTCTGCTTTGTTTGGCCATAGCTCATAGTACTCttgatattttttgttcttaaacttattaaaatatttgtgccCTCCAAATGTTCCATCTCATTGTTGTGCCTCATGTTataataatagcaataataataatattattattattattattattattaagtgtCTCAGGAATGAATCAAGACCTTTGGGTTGGTTCCGAAAAAGGCAACAGACAGCCATTTGGttactttaaactttttaaattttgtatttgataTCAGCTCTTTTTAATGAACTGTGTGGAGGACAGAAACGTCTGTCAGAAGTACAGTAACGATTCTAGGCTTATCAGAAAAGATGATTTCGACCCCGCTTTGGTTTCGAACatagaaaagaaaactttaattCCAGAGGGAAATTGCTTGTTTCTTAACACTTAGAActacatgcaaacaaaatgttatgtGCCAATGCAGGATTATCAAATTGCTCAGAAATACCACATTTACCATGTATCCTTAGAAAAATCCAGCCAAGTTGTGTCAATTGCAAAGGTCAAAACTAAGATGAGGGGTGTAGTTATAAAAATTTTGAGTCATGCATACATAAAATTTAGCCTTAAGACTCATGGCCTAGCGTGCAGTTCCAAACTCTTACTGCTTTCCTTTCCTGCAAATTGGTTTGAACTCTTAATACAATAATTACCTTGATTAAAACCATTATGTAAAATagattttgtaaaacatttgccttttccagcagctttagctgtagtcactgacattatcGTTCCTCTAAACATTCCGTTGTAATGTGGCCGCTAGACATGTTTAGGGCCTCACACTGCTTGCCCAAGATTCCTTTGTAAACTTCAAAGTGATGGTTCAAATCTTTCTGTGAGTGGACTTTAAACTTGGTCCCTAAAGCTCCGTCGGCAGAAGTGATCCCATAAAAAACACGGCCGATCCGGGAATGGACTAGCGCCATTGCACACATGACACAAGGTTCTCTTGTCACATAAAGGTCATACCCCGTACATATGTATGGCTGAGAGCTTTTCATTGCATCAGGCTCATTTTGATCGGTACTTGACCTCGGTGAAATGAACTGGCACCCAGGGTGGCTGTCAAAAGTGTAACATCCTCCGCCTTGGCTCTGAGCCACCAGGTCAATGCAGACCATGACTGCGTGATGAAGGGGGTGGTCACGTCGACAGTCGTGGCCCACTGCAACGATTTTCTCCGTCACTGGGTTCACAACTACAGCCCCGACTGCCTCCATCCCCTCATCCTTTGCAGCTTTGGCAGCAGTAACAGCAGACATCATGTACATGTGCATTGTGGCCTTCTGAGGTGGACTGAAGAGCTCTCCTCTCAGGGCGACCGTCACCTGCTTGTCTTCATGGAAGGATGTGGGCCAGTGTTTGCTTGCCAGCTCAAACTGAGGTCGGGTCAAAGGAGACCGTGCAGGGATCTTAACCACAAAAGGCTGCCCTAATCCATCGTGTCTCACTTCATCTGAGGGCAGTAGGGAGTCTAAGCTGACCACCTTCATGTCTGGTGCATCACTTTTCAGACACACAAGAATTTCTAAAGGGTGGGGGGTTCCCTTCTCCTTGCACGCCCGCACTCTCTTGATGTGCTGAACTCCATTCAATGGATAACGCCCGTTCAACTCCCTGACAAGTCGAGATGTCTCTTTCTTGTTGAGGATGGGTGCCGCAAAAGCCTCTATCAGCTCGACATCTTGTGACTGCTCATCTGACAGTACGGGATAAGCAATCCAGGAGTCAGTGTCATACACCGATCCTTTCCGGCGTTTGGACTGTGGCTCCATTGTTAAGGCGTCCTTCCTGTGAAATATGATTTCATaccacagtgaaacaaagtTAGTGCATTTGTGAGGCAGAGCACATTAGAACAAAGTAGGTTGTGGCTGACACAAGCTAGACCTCATCTACTGTATacacagctgcagctctgcaTATTTCTGTGTGCAAACAGTGATTTGCCAAAGGAATTAGGGGTTCATTattcaaaacatgaaaacagataACTTAATAAATCTTCATTCTGTTTAATACATCACATTCTTAATCTGGTATTTGAGGCATATTTAGGTTTAGTGAAGGTTTCTTTGAACGGAACATGTTTTCCTTAAGCCATATCTGTCAAATGACAGatttcaattacatttattttggattACAAGCTGCTAAATCAAGCAGTTTGCAGAAATAATATGACAGATTTCAAGAGACCAGTCAACATGAACACAGACGCTGAGATATTTTTTGACTTTTACTACCTAGTATGGGTCAAGCTCCAAAAACAGTGCATCCTACATTTCTCAAAATTGTACCGGTTTTAGTCTTATTTTTCAGATTCGGCAAAGTGTTGCTCTAAGCCACAGAAGTCTCATACACACATTGAGAGGGAGTCCATGTACAGTTGATAATGTCCTCTGGAGATTATCAGTTTAGacaatgtcatctggaggagatctGGAGGCTCATCAAGCATATAACATCTGTAGTGTGAGCACCCAGAGGAGATCCCACCAGTTAAAAACAAGTGAAGTCGCTCTTTAAAAAGGAGTTGTGATGAATATAAAACCTTCCCTTGTAGACAACCTATGAATGACCATGTTCTTTATCTCCCTCAAACATAGTGTTTTGTATgaacttatttttattcatctgaaaATACATATACCAATGCAACCTCATCTTTTCATAGCAAATATCAGCTGACACTCGAGGATTTAAGCTTTTCTAAATGCGTAAACCTTGCAAAATCAATTATGATGGCCCATCTTTTTTTACAATGTGAATGTTGTTCTGTTCTGGGTTGTGTTGAATCAAATACTGAGAAAAATAATATCAACAAAAGGATCATGATTCCAAGAATTTATTAGTGAAATATACTAAATGTATAGTGGGTCTCAACTGAAAAGAGCAAAGATATTACAGCTCCAGGTTTACTGTAGGATCACCTGAGCCAGCACagattttttaataaaaaggtaGAATTGATCCATATAGACACTTGAAATATTCATAAAGCAGCCTGAGGAGATACCCATTAATATTATGATTGATaaagcaaatgataaaaacagcaTGTGGAACCATAACTAACAGGTCAACATGCAgcccttttcattttcttcccaATACTAGCTTAGTCTTTATTATTTTGGGTACGTGTCGTATAGTCAGTGACACTCTGGTGCCTCGTATCAGAGTCTCCCCTGGCAGGGCCCCGGCAGGTGACACGTTCACCAccttgtctgtcagtgtgtccTGAGCACACGCTTGAATTCCGTGAAGGAGACGCTGGTACATTTCATCCTGCAGAATCAGAAGACTGCGGGGCTTCACCAGCAGGGAGAACAGGTAGCGGTTTTCCTCAGTCTGTGGGGCATCACCTTCCATGCTGCTGATAGGTTTGTAGAAGTCAAGAAGGGTGTGAGAGCCCAAGCTGATAGTGGTGACCGTAGGGTGGTACAGAGGGCCGTCTTCATGGGGCATGATCCCTTCTCCTTGTTTATACTCATTCACCAACACATGATTGGCCATTTTCCCACTGAATGCACCAAGCGAGGAAATTTTCTCACAGTGCACCTGGAGCCAGTCAGGAATTTTCTCTGCCAGCATGCCTTTGGGGTGTGGTAACCCTCCCCAGTTCTGAAGGCGTCGGCCTGACAGCTGAGTCCATTTCGTTTTTGGAGACTTATAGACCTGTTGCAGAAGGTAGGTCTCCTCATCTTCTGATATGAAATCTGGGATGTAATACACTGTTGGTAGGGCATCATGTATGACAAACTGCTTCAGTTTCTCCAATATACAAGTTGTCTGTTCCATGTCTCCTTTGGAAAATCAACATAATGTGCTTGTTAAACCCAAGTCAACAAATGCTAATGCTGGATATTCCAAGCGTGCAGGTGGTGGCAACACAGAGAATTGAATACAAAACAGGTtcaaattatataaattatttaacaagCTAATAATGAAACTAGTAGCAACAGACCTCCCTCCTTAACTGCAACACTTCTACCATGTGATCCAATGCACTTCCGTGTATGTTGGCAGTTTTAGCAAGTTTTTAGCTTCCTCAGACCTTTAATACACAGACTGTATGATCCATTACAAGTTCACTGAGACCCACGAAACGAGTAACTGATCAGTCCTTCTCTAGTAAAAAACGAACAAACAGAACGATAGACATGATCCAAATGGCAAAATCAAGGACATGATTCATTTATTGTTTGCTGTATTACCACCGCAGCGTAAACCGCCTTTAGCCGTTTCAGCAAAGTGTGCCAGCTTTCCCAACACTAATTTGTTTCTGCGTGACTAACTGAGGTTATATGCTTTTGTCAGAAACAACGTTACAATTATGGTAACGTTAGCAATAAAACCAGCGCAACTGAAAAGACTAATTTCACATCTCGAAGCACCGCCGGCACAGAGCATAACGCaaagccactttttttttaaccacaaaaaaaaaaaaaagacacaaaactcgattttaccttcttttttttttatcaacaccTCGAAGAAATGATCCCTTAGCTAACTTTGCAGCTGGTCTCCATGCTTACTGTGTGTGCACCGGACTAAAATGCCccctaaataaaaacaccacagtTTGGGCCCTATAcgttttttttatgattgttaTTGCATGattagatattttaaattataaatttgatAGATTTAATGTTTAGTTGTTGGTCCATGTTGGTGTGTTTTAGTAATGTATCTGTTCTTAAAGACTCTGCCCTGTTACTGTTGCGCGGAACTATTTACATTCGACAGAACCAAACGGCGCATTAGTGAGTGCGAACAAGAGTGTTTTCTGAACTGGTcctacttttttgttttagtttaaacaTCAAAGGGAAACTGAGGCGATTTTAACGCGTTTTGACTAAAACAGAACTTATGACCATGTTCCCTTCATGTATGCGCAGGCTGTTTGAGTTTAGACCCACGTACTGCTGCTCTACTTCATTTGTAAAAGCTTTCTGCTCCAGACTGGTTTTGGGCATTGAAACAAGCTGTGATGACAcaggagctgctgtgttggacgAGAAAGGTGCAATACTGGGAGAGTATCTACACTCACAGAAAGAAGTACATTTGAGGTTGGTGTTAGAGGTACTTATCAAGGTCACTTTTATGGATTTGTTCTGATATGTGTGGTTCCCTCTCTGATACGAATACTGCAGGACTGGTGGTATCATCCCCTCAGTGGCACAGTGCCTCCACAGAGAAAACATAAACCATGTGGTCCAGGAAGCTTTGCAGAGAAGTGGTGTGGAGCCAAGTCAGCTCTCGGCCGTGGCCACCACTGTGAAGCCGGGCTTGGGCCTGAGCTTGGGCGTTGGCCTGGAGTTCAGTCAGAGGTTTGTTAGGCAGCACAACAAGCCATTCATCCCCATCCATCACATGGAAGCCCACGCCCTGACTGTGAGGATGCTTCACCCCATCGCCTTTCCCTTCCTGGTCCTGCTTGTTTCTGGTGGTCATTCCCTTCTTGCTGTGGCTCGAGGAGTCGATGACTTTCTGCTCCTGGGTCACACTCTGGATGAAGCCGCAGGGGACACACTGGATAAAG
It contains:
- the ormdl1 gene encoding ORM1-like protein 1; this translates as MNVGVAHSEVNPNTRVMNSRGIWLTYALGVGILHIVLLSIPFFSVPVVWTLTNVIHNFGMYVFMHAVKGTPFETPDQGKARLLTHWEQLDYGVQFTSSRKFFTISPIILYFLTSFYTKYDTTHFIINTASLLSVLIPKLPQLHGVRIFGINKY
- the adat3 gene encoding probable inactive tRNA-specific adenosine deaminase-like protein 3, producing MEPQSKRRKGSVYDTDSWIAYPVLSDEQSQDVELIEAFAAPILNKKETSRLVRELNGRYPLNGVQHIKRVRACKEKGTPHPLEILVCLKSDAPDMKVVSLDSLLPSDEVRHDGLGQPFVVKIPARSPLTRPQFELASKHWPTSFHEDKQVTVALRGELFSPPQKATMHMYMMSAVTAAKAAKDEGMEAVGAVVVNPVTEKIVAVGHDCRRDHPLHHAVMVCIDLVAQSQGGGCYTFDSHPGCQFISPRSSTDQNEPDAMKSSQPYICTGYDLYVTREPCVMCAMALVHSRIGRVFYGITSADGALGTKFKVHSQKDLNHHFEVYKGILGKQCEALNMSSGHITTECLEER
- the alkbh6 gene encoding alpha-ketoglutarate-dependent dioxygenase alkB homolog 6, encoding MEQTTCILEKLKQFVIHDALPTVYYIPDFISEDEETYLLQQVYKSPKTKWTQLSGRRLQNWGGLPHPKGMLAEKIPDWLQVHCEKISSLGAFSGKMANHVLVNEYKQGEGIMPHEDGPLYHPTVTTISLGSHTLLDFYKPISSMEGDAPQTEENRYLFSLLVKPRSLLILQDEMYQRLLHGIQACAQDTLTDKVVNVSPAGALPGETLIRGTRVSLTIRHVPKIIKTKLVLGRK